The following proteins are co-located in the Pseudomonas sp. DY-1 genome:
- a CDS encoding LOG family protein translates to MPYDPDDYLSRHFQTSGIDLTQKVDELINLTVPSGSPNLALYREMLITVVRMAQADRNRWDAKIMLQTLREMEHAFSVLEQFKRRRKVTVFGSARTPEGHPVYTLARQLGAELAKRDLMVITGAGGGIMAAAHEGAGLENSLGLNITLPFEQHANTTVDGTEHLLSFHFFFVRKLFFVKEADALVLCPGGFGTLDEALEVLTLIQTGKSPVVPVVLLDEPDGSYWEDAIGFLHEQLERNRYILPSDMNLMRLVRNADEAAAEIAQFYRNYHSSRWLKNSFVIRMNHSLSGRALDQIREQFADLCLEGDFSQQAYLEPEKDEPEFSELIRLAFRFNGRDHGRLRELIDFINLPQHWASKV, encoded by the coding sequence ATGCCCTATGATCCGGACGATTATCTCTCCCGGCACTTCCAGACCAGTGGAATCGACCTGACCCAGAAAGTCGATGAGCTGATCAACCTTACCGTTCCCAGCGGCAGCCCCAACCTCGCGCTCTACCGCGAAATGCTGATTACCGTGGTGCGCATGGCGCAGGCCGACCGCAACCGTTGGGACGCCAAGATCATGCTGCAGACTCTGCGCGAAATGGAGCACGCCTTCAGCGTACTAGAGCAGTTCAAGCGGCGTCGCAAAGTCACCGTGTTTGGCTCGGCGCGAACCCCTGAGGGGCACCCCGTCTACACTCTGGCCCGCCAGTTGGGCGCTGAACTGGCCAAGCGCGACCTGATGGTTATCACCGGTGCAGGTGGCGGCATCATGGCCGCAGCCCATGAAGGTGCTGGGCTGGAAAACAGCCTTGGACTGAATATCACCCTCCCTTTCGAACAACATGCCAACACTACGGTCGATGGCACCGAACATTTGCTGTCGTTCCACTTCTTCTTTGTACGCAAGCTGTTCTTCGTCAAGGAAGCCGATGCGCTGGTGCTATGCCCAGGTGGTTTCGGCACGCTGGATGAAGCGCTGGAAGTGCTTACCCTGATCCAGACTGGCAAGAGCCCGGTCGTGCCAGTGGTGTTGCTGGACGAGCCGGATGGTAGCTATTGGGAAGACGCCATCGGATTCCTCCACGAGCAACTGGAACGCAACCGCTACATCCTGCCCAGCGACATGAACCTGATGCGTCTAGTGCGCAATGCCGACGAAGCCGCAGCAGAAATCGCGCAGTTCTACCGCAACTACCACTCCAGCCGCTGGCTGAAGAACAGCTTTGTGATTCGCATGAATCATTCGCTCAGCGGACGGGCCCTCGACCAGATTCGGGAGCAGTTCGCAGACCTATGCCTGGAGGGCGATTTCAGTCAGCAAGCGTATCTCGAGCCGGAGAAGGATGAGCCGGAGTTCAGTGAGCTCATTCGCCTGGCATTTCGCTTCAATGGCCGTGACCACGGTCGCCTGCGCGAGCTGATCGACTTCATCAACCTGCCGCAACACTGGGCCAGCAAAGTCTGA
- a CDS encoding quorum-sensing-regulated virulence factor family protein — MLRLTALALCATLPLFAQAASLKDYELSKMLDKVAKESSAGTPRAINEDILDQGYTVDGNELVNHLSVREAHAAQMRANPDAVRAQLGASVCRNTGYRQLLARGAGLRYEFSEYKTNRPVTSERFTAKDCGLKAKTN, encoded by the coding sequence ATGCTGCGCCTCACTGCCCTCGCCCTTTGCGCGACCCTGCCATTGTTCGCCCAGGCCGCCTCACTGAAGGACTACGAGCTCAGCAAGATGCTCGATAAAGTGGCCAAGGAGAGCAGCGCCGGTACGCCGCGCGCGATCAACGAGGACATCCTCGACCAGGGCTACACGGTGGATGGCAACGAACTGGTGAATCACCTCAGCGTGCGTGAGGCCCATGCCGCCCAGATGCGCGCAAATCCCGATGCCGTGCGCGCACAACTAGGTGCGAGCGTTTGCCGCAACACCGGCTACCGTCAATTGCTGGCACGTGGCGCAGGCCTGCGCTATGAGTTCAGCGAGTACAAGACCAATCGCCCGGTGACTTCCGAGCGCTTCACCGCCAAGGACTGCGGCCTCAAGGCCAAGACCAACTAA
- a CDS encoding tRNA-uridine aminocarboxypropyltransferase — MSHAVFRLRAECLARSTRPFVARGSRSPRCPGCRVAFEYCFCAWRPKVPVRSGVCLMMYHSEPMKPSNTGWLIADLVPDTWAFGWSRTEVDEALLALLEDSQWQPYLVFPGEYAEPERVVDHVETGAGKRPLFILLDATWTEARKMFRKSPYLDRFPVLSLTPEQISRYRLRRSTREEHLCTAEVGALCLELAGDEQAGGALNAYLDVFTERYLGAKRKLPLDEASPAHQALSVFL; from the coding sequence ATGAGTCACGCTGTTTTCCGCCTGCGCGCCGAGTGTCTTGCGCGCAGCACCCGTCCCTTCGTGGCCCGTGGATCGCGTTCGCCCCGCTGCCCGGGGTGCCGGGTCGCTTTCGAGTATTGCTTCTGCGCCTGGCGCCCCAAGGTCCCTGTGCGCTCCGGCGTGTGCCTGATGATGTATCACTCCGAGCCAATGAAACCGAGCAACACCGGTTGGCTGATTGCGGATCTGGTGCCCGATACCTGGGCTTTTGGCTGGTCGCGCACCGAGGTGGATGAGGCACTGCTGGCGCTGCTGGAAGACTCGCAGTGGCAGCCGTACCTGGTGTTTCCAGGCGAGTATGCGGAGCCGGAGCGTGTGGTGGATCACGTCGAGACGGGGGCGGGCAAGCGGCCACTGTTTATCCTGCTCGATGCCACCTGGACCGAGGCGCGCAAGATGTTCCGCAAGAGCCCCTATCTGGATCGCTTCCCAGTGCTGAGCCTGACCCCGGAGCAGATTTCCCGCTATCGCTTGCGCCGCTCCACTCGCGAGGAGCACCTATGCACCGCCGAAGTCGGTGCGCTTTGCCTGGAGCTGGCCGGTGACGAACAGGCCGGTGGCGCGCTGAACGCCTATCTGGATGTGTTCACTGAACGCTACCTGGGCGCCAAGCGGAAGTTGCCCCTGGACGAGGCAAGTCCGGCGCACCAGGCGCTCAGTGTTTTCCTCTGA
- a CDS encoding DMT family transporter — translation MPSRDGVVKSNALRQSFRLFPSRNTMRSQALRADILMLITAAIWGAAFVAQRLGMDAVGPFLYTGLRFALGALILLPLLLVLPKPAVKQPLNRGMLLGGLLMGLALSLGINLQQVGLLFTSVTNSGFITGLYVIIVPLLGLFLGHRTGMGTWLGASLAVIGMFLLSVGEGFQVASGDWLQLAGACVWGVHVLLVGFFASRYDPIRLAILQFAVCALVSLVLAVVFEEIRIDAILQAGPAILYGGVIAVAIGYTLQVVAQRHAIASHAAIILSLEAVFAAIAGALLLDESLHTRGYFGCALMFAGMLVAQLWPQKREVQASPTSAEA, via the coding sequence ATGCCGAGCCGGGACGGGGTGGTCAAGTCGAACGCTTTACGGCAAAGTTTCCGGCTTTTCCCGTCGAGAAACACCATGCGAAGCCAAGCACTGCGCGCCGATATCCTGATGCTGATCACTGCCGCCATCTGGGGCGCAGCTTTCGTCGCCCAGCGCCTGGGCATGGATGCGGTCGGCCCCTTCCTTTATACCGGCCTGCGCTTCGCCCTTGGCGCCCTGATCCTATTGCCCCTGCTGCTGGTGCTGCCCAAGCCAGCGGTCAAGCAACCACTCAATCGCGGCATGCTGCTCGGCGGCTTGCTGATGGGCCTGGCCCTGTCGCTGGGAATCAATCTGCAGCAGGTGGGCCTGCTGTTTACCAGCGTCACCAATTCCGGCTTCATCACCGGTCTCTACGTCATCATCGTGCCGCTGCTGGGACTCTTCCTCGGCCATCGCACTGGCATGGGGACCTGGCTGGGGGCCAGCCTGGCGGTCATCGGTATGTTCCTGCTCAGCGTCGGTGAAGGTTTCCAGGTTGCATCCGGTGACTGGCTGCAGCTGGCTGGCGCCTGCGTCTGGGGCGTGCATGTGCTGCTGGTGGGTTTCTTTGCCAGCCGCTATGACCCGATCCGCCTTGCGATCCTGCAATTCGCGGTATGCGCGTTGGTGAGCCTGGTGCTGGCCGTCGTGTTCGAAGAGATCCGGATAGACGCCATCCTCCAGGCCGGCCCGGCCATTCTCTATGGCGGCGTTATCGCCGTCGCCATCGGTTACACCCTGCAGGTGGTAGCGCAGCGCCACGCCATCGCCTCCCACGCCGCCATCATCCTCTCCCTGGAAGCGGTGTTCGCCGCTATCGCAGGTGCCCTGCTGCTGGATGAGTCCCTGCACACACGCGGCTACTTCGGCTGTGCCCTGATGTTCGCCGGCATGCTGGTGGCCCAGCTCTGGCCGCAGAAGCGTGAAGTGCAGGCGAGCCCGACCAGCGCCGAAGCCTGA
- the erdR gene encoding response regulator transcription factor ErdR, producing the protein MASYEILIADDHPLFRSALQQALTLGLGPDVRLVEAASIAELETRLGERADWDLVLLDLNMPGAYGFSGLVLLRGQYPQIPVVMISAQEEAAVVARSREFGASGFIPKSSPLEVIQNAVRAVLDGDAWWPPQLQEAQALSDEAKAASEGLASLTPQQFRVLTMVCEGLLNKQIAFELHVSEATVKAHVTAIFRKLNVRTRTQAALLLQQMESIPSA; encoded by the coding sequence ATGGCCTCATACGAAATTCTCATCGCCGATGACCACCCGCTGTTTCGCAGCGCCTTGCAGCAAGCCCTGACCCTGGGCCTCGGGCCTGATGTACGGCTGGTGGAAGCGGCGAGCATTGCCGAACTCGAGACCCGTCTGGGCGAGCGCGCCGACTGGGACCTGGTCCTGCTCGATCTGAACATGCCAGGCGCCTATGGCTTTTCCGGACTGGTGTTATTGCGTGGCCAGTACCCACAGATTCCCGTCGTAATGATCTCTGCACAGGAAGAGGCCGCGGTAGTCGCACGTTCGCGTGAGTTCGGTGCGAGCGGCTTCATTCCCAAGTCCAGTCCACTGGAAGTGATCCAGAACGCGGTGCGCGCGGTGCTCGATGGCGACGCCTGGTGGCCGCCCCAGCTCCAGGAGGCCCAGGCCCTGTCCGATGAGGCCAAGGCGGCCAGTGAAGGCCTCGCCAGCCTGACGCCTCAGCAGTTCCGCGTACTGACCATGGTCTGCGAAGGGCTGTTGAACAAGCAGATCGCATTCGAGCTGCATGTCTCCGAAGCTACGGTGAAGGCCCACGTAACGGCCATCTTCCGCAAGCTCAATGTACGTACGCGAACCCAGGCTGCACTGCTGCTGCAACAGATGGAATCGATTCCTTCGGCCTGA
- a CDS encoding diacylglycerol kinase codes for MSPFKGQTGLKRILNAAGYSFDGLRAAFTGEAAFRQLVLLNVVLIPLSFFLDVSRGERALMIGACLLALIVELLNSAVEAAIDRISLERHPLSKNAKDMGSAAQFTALTLITAVWATILLG; via the coding sequence ATGTCGCCATTCAAAGGCCAGACTGGCCTCAAACGCATCCTCAATGCCGCCGGCTATTCCTTCGACGGCCTGCGTGCCGCCTTCACTGGCGAAGCTGCCTTCCGCCAGCTGGTATTGCTCAATGTGGTACTGATCCCGCTGTCCTTCTTTCTCGATGTCAGTCGTGGCGAACGCGCCCTGATGATTGGCGCGTGCCTGTTGGCGCTGATTGTCGAACTGTTGAACTCGGCGGTGGAAGCGGCCATCGACCGCATCTCGCTCGAGCGCCATCCGCTGTCGAAGAACGCCAAGGATATGGGCAGTGCGGCTCAGTTCACGGCGTTGACCCTGATCACCGCCGTCTGGGCCACGATCCTCCTCGGGTAA
- a CDS encoding LysR family transcriptional regulator, which yields MRFTLRQIQVYVAVAQQESVSRAAEQLSLSQSATSTSLTELERQSGCQLFDRAGKRLSLSALGRQLLPQAVALLDQAREIEDLLNGKTGFGSLDVGATLTVGNYLATLLIGAFMQRHPECRVSLHVQNTANIVQQIALYELDLGLIEGDCQHPDIEVVPWVEDELVVFCAPRHPLAAKGQASMEELSREAWILRERGSGTRLTFDQAMRHHPTPLNIRLELEHTEAIKRAVESGLGISCISRLALRDAFRRGSLVPLETPGIDLRRQFYFIWHRQKYQTAAMREFLDQCRALTAGVNRSDEIVLPPIA from the coding sequence ATGCGATTTACTCTCAGACAGATCCAGGTCTATGTCGCCGTCGCCCAACAGGAAAGCGTCTCCCGTGCTGCGGAGCAGTTGTCGCTCTCCCAGTCGGCAACCAGTACCTCACTAACTGAACTGGAGCGCCAATCCGGCTGCCAGCTGTTCGATCGGGCCGGCAAGCGCCTCAGCCTCAGTGCCCTCGGTCGCCAGTTGTTGCCCCAGGCCGTCGCCCTGCTGGACCAGGCACGAGAGATCGAGGATCTACTCAATGGCAAGACTGGCTTCGGCTCCCTTGATGTCGGCGCCACACTCACCGTGGGTAACTATCTCGCCACACTGTTGATAGGCGCCTTCATGCAACGCCACCCGGAATGTCGCGTGAGCCTGCACGTGCAGAACACGGCGAATATCGTCCAGCAGATTGCCTTGTACGAACTTGATCTGGGTCTAATCGAAGGTGACTGTCAGCACCCGGATATCGAAGTCGTACCCTGGGTGGAGGATGAGTTGGTGGTGTTCTGCGCACCGCGGCATCCACTGGCAGCCAAGGGCCAGGCGAGCATGGAAGAACTCAGCCGCGAGGCCTGGATCCTTCGAGAACGGGGCTCAGGCACACGGCTGACCTTCGACCAGGCCATGCGTCATCACCCTACCCCGCTGAACATACGGCTTGAGCTTGAGCACACCGAGGCGATCAAGCGCGCGGTGGAGTCTGGGCTGGGCATAAGCTGCATCTCGCGGCTGGCCCTGCGCGATGCCTTCCGCCGTGGCAGCCTGGTGCCGCTGGAAACCCCGGGCATCGATTTGCGCCGGCAGTTCTACTTCATCTGGCACCGGCAGAAGTACCAGACAGCGGCCATGCGCGAGTTTCTCGACCAGTGCAGGGCATTGACCGCTGGCGTGAACCGAAGCGACGAGATCGTGCTACCACCGATAGCCTGA
- the fpr gene encoding ferredoxin-NADP reductase — MSNMNSERILSVHHWNDTLFSFKCTRDPGLRFENGQFVMIGLQQPSGRPLMRAYSIASPNWEEHLEFFSIKVPDGPLTSQLQHLKEGDEIIISKKPTGTLVLDDLNPGKHLYLLSTGTGLAPFMSVIQDPETYERFEKVILVHGVRYVNEVAYREFITEHLPKNEFFGEAVKDKLIYYPTVTREPFENQGRLTDLMRSGKLFEDIGLPPINPQDDRAMICGSPSMLDETSEVLDSFGLKISARMREPGDYLIERAFVEK, encoded by the coding sequence ATGAGCAACATGAACTCCGAACGCATCCTCAGCGTTCATCACTGGAACGACACGCTGTTCAGCTTCAAGTGCACCCGCGACCCGGGCCTGCGCTTCGAGAACGGGCAGTTCGTCATGATCGGCCTGCAACAGCCCAGCGGCCGTCCGCTGATGCGCGCCTATTCCATCGCCAGCCCGAACTGGGAAGAGCACCTTGAGTTCTTCAGCATCAAGGTGCCGGATGGTCCGCTGACCTCCCAGCTGCAGCACCTCAAGGAAGGCGACGAGATCATTATCAGCAAGAAGCCCACCGGCACCCTGGTCCTCGATGACCTGAACCCCGGTAAGCACCTCTACCTGCTGAGCACTGGCACCGGCCTCGCCCCCTTCATGAGCGTGATCCAGGACCCGGAAACCTACGAGCGTTTCGAGAAGGTCATCCTTGTGCACGGCGTGCGCTACGTGAACGAAGTTGCCTACCGCGAGTTCATCACCGAGCACCTGCCGAAGAACGAGTTCTTCGGTGAGGCGGTGAAAGACAAGCTGATCTACTACCCCACCGTGACCCGCGAGCCGTTCGAGAACCAGGGCCGCCTGACCGACCTGATGCGCAGCGGCAAGCTGTTCGAGGACATCGGCCTGCCGCCGATCAACCCGCAGGACGACCGCGCGATGATCTGCGGCAGCCCGAGCATGCTCGACGAGACCAGCGAAGTGCTCGACAGCTTCGGCCTGAAGATCTCCGCACGCATGCGTGAGCCGGGTGACTACCTGATCGAGCGCGCCTTCGTAGAGAAGTAA
- a CDS encoding VOC family protein: MPSRPSRLNGLRHIAIVVPNLEECERFYVDVLGMEVLNRANEDLVYLTCGNDNLSLGRAFAPSSGMQAVDHYGFVVDSLDELEAWFQYLKAHGVTMLDRPFAHGDGAYSFHVLDPAGNKIQPIYHPAISGQRFSSPV; encoded by the coding sequence ATGCCCAGCCGTCCAAGTCGCCTCAATGGCCTGCGCCATATCGCCATCGTCGTGCCCAATCTGGAAGAGTGCGAACGCTTCTACGTGGACGTACTGGGCATGGAAGTCCTCAACCGCGCCAACGAGGACCTGGTTTACCTAACCTGCGGTAACGACAATCTCTCCCTCGGCCGAGCCTTTGCTCCCAGTAGCGGCATGCAGGCGGTGGATCACTACGGCTTCGTGGTGGACAGCCTTGACGAGCTGGAGGCCTGGTTCCAGTACCTCAAGGCTCATGGCGTGACCATGCTTGACCGTCCCTTCGCCCATGGCGACGGCGCCTACAGCTTCCATGTGCTGGACCCGGCGGGGAACAAGATCCAGCCGATCTACCACCCGGCTATCTCCGGGCAGCGCTTCAGTTCCCCGGTCTGA
- a CDS encoding putative quinol monooxygenase — translation MYCLLLKTRLRPGSLDAFMDAMRINAAASVRVEPGCLVFDVLQDRSDPDLIWLYEVYTDEAAFEAHMLTPHFLASRPLVEPLILEQDCIEADSLAFNAAR, via the coding sequence GTGTACTGCCTTCTTCTCAAGACCCGCCTGCGTCCCGGTAGCCTGGACGCCTTCATGGATGCCATGCGCATCAACGCCGCTGCGTCGGTACGAGTCGAGCCCGGTTGTCTGGTGTTCGATGTGCTGCAGGATCGCAGCGACCCCGACCTGATCTGGCTCTACGAGGTCTATACCGACGAAGCCGCCTTCGAGGCGCATATGCTGACCCCGCACTTCCTCGCCAGCCGGCCGCTGGTGGAGCCTCTGATACTCGAACAGGATTGCATCGAAGCGGATTCCCTGGCGTTCAACGCCGCTCGCTGA
- the tsaA gene encoding tRNA (N6-threonylcarbamoyladenosine(37)-N6)-methyltransferase TrmO, with the protein MQHNISPVGYVRSCFKEKFAIPRQPHLAPAARGVLELTPPFDTGDAVAGLEQVSHVWLLFLFHQALEDKPRLKVRPPRLGGNQSIGVFASRSTYRPNGIGQSVVKLEKVEAGRLWLSGIDLLDGTPVIDIKPYVPYADCQDGALNAIADAAPELIPVEWEPTALLQAHEHGQRLGEPLTELIEQCLAQDPRPAYQKPEPERRYGTRLWDVDVRWHYPEPGRIRVLEIAQG; encoded by the coding sequence ATGCAGCACAACATTTCGCCGGTCGGCTACGTCCGTTCCTGCTTCAAGGAAAAATTCGCCATCCCCCGCCAGCCGCATCTGGCCCCTGCGGCCCGGGGCGTGCTGGAGCTTACGCCGCCTTTCGACACTGGCGATGCCGTGGCCGGCCTGGAGCAGGTCAGCCATGTCTGGCTGCTGTTCCTCTTCCACCAGGCACTGGAAGACAAGCCGCGCCTGAAGGTGCGTCCGCCACGGCTTGGCGGCAACCAGTCCATCGGCGTCTTTGCCAGTCGCTCCACCTACCGGCCCAACGGCATTGGTCAGTCGGTGGTGAAGCTGGAAAAGGTGGAGGCCGGCCGACTCTGGCTATCCGGGATCGACCTGCTGGACGGCACTCCGGTAATCGACATCAAACCCTATGTGCCCTACGCCGATTGCCAGGATGGCGCGCTGAATGCCATCGCCGACGCTGCACCTGAACTCATTCCAGTGGAATGGGAGCCAACCGCCCTGCTCCAGGCCCATGAGCACGGCCAGCGCCTGGGTGAGCCCCTGACCGAATTGATCGAACAGTGCCTCGCCCAGGACCCACGCCCGGCCTATCAGAAGCCTGAGCCCGAACGCCGCTACGGCACCCGGCTGTGGGACGTGGATGTGCGCTGGCACTACCCGGAACCCGGACGGATTCGCGTGCTGGAAATCGCGCAAGGTTGA
- a CDS encoding SDR family oxidoreductase: protein MPPYFSLQGRTALVTGGTRGIGRMIAQGFLEAGARVFICARDAEACRETAAELSVYGECQGLAADLSSEEGARDLAAALAQRTEQLDILVNNAGTTWGAPLESYPAKGWEKVMQLNVTSVFSCIQQLLPLLRKAGSEASPARVINIGSVAGITSHGEEAYAYGPSKAALHQLSRMLARELVAEHINVNVIAPGRFPSKMTRFIANDPEAMARDTALIPMKRWGRGEEMAALAISLASTAGAYMTGAIIPIDGGFHL, encoded by the coding sequence ATGCCCCCCTATTTCAGTCTTCAGGGCCGCACCGCCCTGGTCACCGGTGGTACCCGTGGCATCGGACGGATGATCGCCCAGGGCTTTCTCGAGGCAGGTGCCCGCGTCTTCATTTGCGCCCGTGATGCCGAAGCCTGTCGTGAAACTGCAGCCGAACTCTCCGTCTACGGCGAATGCCAAGGCCTTGCCGCGGACCTCTCTAGCGAGGAAGGGGCCAGGGACCTGGCTGCTGCGCTGGCGCAACGCACGGAACAACTGGACATCCTGGTGAACAACGCCGGCACAACCTGGGGCGCGCCCTTGGAAAGTTATCCGGCAAAAGGCTGGGAGAAGGTCATGCAGCTCAACGTCACCTCCGTGTTCAGTTGTATCCAGCAGCTACTGCCCTTGCTGCGCAAGGCTGGCAGCGAAGCGAGCCCGGCCCGGGTGATCAATATCGGGTCGGTCGCGGGCATCACCTCCCATGGCGAGGAAGCCTACGCCTATGGCCCGAGCAAGGCTGCTCTGCATCAGCTGTCGCGAATGCTGGCGCGGGAACTGGTGGCGGAACACATCAACGTCAATGTGATCGCCCCTGGTCGCTTCCCCAGCAAGATGACCCGTTTCATCGCCAACGACCCGGAAGCCATGGCGCGCGATACCGCGCTGATTCCGATGAAGCGCTGGGGCCGGGGTGAAGAGATGGCGGCATTGGCTATCAGCCTGGCCAGCACCGCCGGGGCCTACATGACCGGTGCCATCATCCCCATCGACGGCGGTTTCCACCTGTAA
- a CDS encoding glutathione S-transferase family protein, whose protein sequence is MTTENRQVTLYHCPYTRSTGALTLLEELGVEYNLHVMNMKTGEQRKPEFLAINPMGKVPTITHGDAVVTEQVSVYLYLADIYPEAKLAPTLGDPLRGPYLRWMVFYGSCFEPAVVDRVQKREPIPESRSPYGDFDSVMKTLLGQLKDGPWLLGEQFTAADVLWGSALNWTTQFGLIPEVPAIKDYIARFIERPAYKRALAKDAELAASQAAPA, encoded by the coding sequence ATGACTACCGAGAACCGCCAGGTAACCCTCTACCACTGCCCCTACACCCGATCCACGGGTGCGCTGACCCTGCTGGAAGAACTGGGCGTGGAGTACAACCTCCATGTGATGAATATGAAGACAGGCGAACAGCGCAAGCCCGAGTTTCTCGCCATCAACCCCATGGGCAAGGTGCCCACCATCACCCATGGCGATGCGGTAGTCACCGAGCAGGTTTCGGTCTACCTCTATCTCGCCGATATATATCCAGAAGCCAAGCTGGCGCCAACGCTGGGCGATCCATTGCGCGGGCCTTATCTGCGCTGGATGGTGTTCTACGGCTCGTGCTTCGAACCGGCTGTGGTGGATCGTGTGCAGAAGCGCGAGCCGATTCCAGAATCGCGCTCGCCATACGGCGATTTCGACAGCGTCATGAAGACCTTGCTCGGCCAGTTGAAGGACGGCCCCTGGCTACTGGGTGAACAGTTCACCGCCGCCGATGTGCTCTGGGGCAGCGCGTTGAACTGGACGACCCAGTTCGGCCTGATCCCGGAAGTTCCGGCGATCAAGGACTACATCGCACGCTTCATCGAACGTCCGGCCTACAAGCGAGCCTTGGCCAAGGATGCCGAATTGGCTGCTTCCCAGGCGGCTCCGGCGTGA
- a CDS encoding thiol-disulfide oxidoreductase DCC family protein, which translates to MLKVFYDGACPRCNADRHWYESLPRAAEGVEWIDITGRDAELRTLGIDPYLALTELHVQDEAGRVHRELDAYILLLARVPRLAPLAWLIGLPLIKPLLSLAYRHWVLRRLRRDGRL; encoded by the coding sequence ATGCTCAAGGTCTTCTACGACGGCGCCTGTCCTCGCTGTAATGCCGATCGCCACTGGTACGAATCCCTTCCAAGGGCCGCCGAAGGTGTGGAATGGATCGACATCACCGGCCGCGACGCAGAACTGCGCACCCTTGGTATCGACCCCTACCTCGCGCTCACCGAACTCCATGTCCAGGATGAAGCCGGCCGAGTTCACCGCGAACTGGACGCCTACATCCTCCTGCTCGCCCGTGTTCCCAGACTGGCGCCGCTGGCCTGGCTGATCGGCCTGCCGCTCATCAAACCACTTCTGTCACTGGCTTACCGCCACTGGGTACTGCGCCGTCTGCGCCGGGACGGCAGGCTCTAG